One part of the Ornithodoros turicata isolate Travis chromosome 2, ASM3712646v1, whole genome shotgun sequence genome encodes these proteins:
- the LOC135383533 gene encoding piggyBac transposable element-derived protein 3-like produces MALSREPRKTSTRSRRFDPENDVDMEEILKILEAPDSECDVSDDDDDSDFLEDQGATPGESDGESSSDSDIDTTERINSSGTKQAASGRNLDVTAGHCSGTLGCRPPIWKAGTFKAKDAPNFRRTDYVPPVRTPLQYLMDYFDDTFFENAAEKTAMYSHTKNGKVLNVTPARVKQLFGMHILMGCVPLPQISMYWQNGLRFEMISSVMPREEFKVLRTNLHFVDTVKPPPDAQTNKLWKVQPVVESVRNQCLRLERTSSCYSVDEQMIPFTGRTGLRQYVRGKPRPVGLKNFVITSSEGIVMDFEIYQGKTTPLADTNLGLGPNVVLRLVNSIPAGAFIYFDRYFTTIPLLGKLREMNLEGTGTIMCNRIKNCKFRNDSAYKQGDFEEYCSSDGNLVLVKWRDSKCVTLASSCTGGQPTENVQRWSKSQKQYVDVPSPAIVRSYNASMGGVDICDHLIEYYRIWIKTRKWTLKVTLHLLDLAVVNSWLCYRADCRENGMRFLSLLNFRLSIGEALVATPRKKRTPLQAEENIENAASPYRPAKVPCIDKRLDGFEHWPVADDLPSARFCRVQGCKGRTRTRCEKCNVYLCLTKERNCFKFFHTNK; encoded by the exons ATGGCGCTTTCCAGGGAGCCAAGAAAGACGTCGACTCGCAGCA GGCGCTTTGATCCCGAGAATGACGTCGACATGGAGgaaatattaaaaatactaGAAGCACCCGACTCTGAATGCGACGTcagtgatgacgacgacgacagcgaCTTCCTTGAAGACCAAGGGGCGACGCCAGGTGAAAGTGACGGCGAGAGTAGCTCAGATTCTGACATCgacacaacagaaagaataaaCAGCAGTGGTACGAAACAGGCTGCCAGTGGAAGAAATTTGGATGTGACAGCAGGCCACTGTAGTGGCACACTTGGATGTCGTCCACCGATTTGGAAGGCAGGCACATTCAAGGCCAAGGATGCTCCTAACTTCAGAAGAACTGACTACGTCCCTCCTGTTCGCACTCCTTTACAGTACCTCATGGACTACTTTGACGACACTTTTTTTGAAAATGCAGCGGAAAAGACCGCAATGTACAGCCACACGAAAAATGGCAAAGTACTCAACGTAACCCCAGCAAGAGTGAAGCAGTTGTTCGGCATGCACATACTAATGGGGTGTGTCCCTCTACCCCAGATTTCTATGTATTGGCAGAATGGACTAAGGTTCGAGATGATCAGCAGTGTAATGCCACGTGAGGAGTTCAAAGTGCTAAGGACGAATTTGCATTTTGTGGACACTGTGAAACCACCACCTGATGCTCAGACCAACAAGCTGTGGAAAGTTCAGccagttgtagaaagtgtaagaAACCAGTGCCTGAGATTGGAGAGGACGTCTTCGTGTTACTCAGTGGATGAACAGATGATCCCTTTCACTGGAAGGACTGGACTTCGTCAGTACGTGCGCGGAAAGCCACGACCTGTTGGTCtcaagaacttcgttattacaTCTTCAGAAGGTATCGTCATGGACTTCGAAATTTATCAGGGGAAGACAACACCACTGGCAGATACAAATCTCGGACTTGGGCCAAATGTTGTTCTCAGACTTGTCAATTCAATTCCTGCTGGTGCATTCATCTACTTTGACAGATATTTTACAACCATACCCCTGCTGGGAAAGCTAAGGGAAATGAATTTGGAAGGTACTGGTACTATCATGTGCAACAGGATAAAAAACTGCAAGTTCAGAAACGATAGCGCCTACAAGCAGGGTGACTTTGAAGAGTATTGCAGTTCTGATGGGAACCTTGTTTTAGTGAAGTGGAGGGACAGTAAATGTGTCACGCTGGCCTCGTCTTGCACTGGTGGCCAGCCAACAGAGAATGTGCAGAGATGGAGCAAGTCTCAAAAGCAGTACGTTGATGTTCCATCGCCAGCTATTGTTCGCAGCTACAATGCATCAATGGGTGGTGTTGACATCTGCGACCATTTGATTGAATACTACCGGATTTGGATTAAAACACGAAAGTGGACACTGAAAGTTACGCTGCACCTTCTTGACCTGGCCGTCGTAAACTCTTGGCTCTGTTACAGGGCTGACTGTCGTGAGAATGGAATGAGGTTCCTGAGCCTTCTGAATTTCCGATTGAGCATTGGTGAAGCTTTGGTAGCAACACCAAGGAAAAAGAGGACACCACTACAAGCTGAGGAAAACATCGAAAATGCGGCCAGCCCCTACAGACCTGCCAAGGTGCCTTGTATCGACAAGCGACTGGATGGATTTGAACACTGGCCTGTAGCAGACGATCTGCCGAGTGCTCGGTTCTGTAGAGTTCAAGGATGCAAGGGCCGCACCCGTACAAGATGCGAAAAATGTAATGTCTATCTGTGTCtaacaaaagaaagaaattgtTTCAAGTTTTTCCACACAAATAAATGA
- the LOC135383534 gene encoding uncharacterized protein LOC135383534 — protein sequence MSAKRRYNQSLWDLSSHCPRRTQSREKKTRLEISNLNNVQHTNETDAGIEKSERITSSEERDLLICCNEQRQFPADSDRTVPDGCCEGGPSQSSEAYHSDREDCDATTTHDRDDTAYDSHDTDDSADESLYEEEPAQEEPMDDLDQPLYSGLKLTRRKSLLLILAYSLRHHSSKEATESLLRLVDAHIPDTSTLPLSKYLFYNQFATCTRKHTFHMYCPTCRSYLLQKSRRQR from the exons ATGTCGGCAAAACGGAGGTACAATCAGAGCCTGTGGGACCTCAGCTCCCATTGTCCGAGGCGGACTCAGTCTCGAGAGAAGAAAACGAGGCTCGAAATCTCGAACCTGAACAACGTGCAACACACAAATGAAACCGATGCTGGTATCGAAAAAAGCGAGCGCATCACGAGCTCCGAAGAACGTGACCTGCTGATTTGTTGCAACGAACAGCGACAGTTCCCAGCGGACAGCGACCGCACTGTACCCGATGGATGCTGTGAAGGAGGTCCTTCGCAGTCGTCGGAAGCATACCATAGTGACAGGGAAGACTGCGACGCCACTACCACCCATGACCGCGACGATACTGCATATGACTCCCACGACACCGACGACAGTGCTGATGAGTCGTTATATGAGGAAGAGCCAGCGCAGGAGGAACCTATGGACGATCTT GACCAGCCCCTTTACAGTGGCTTAAAATTGACACGTCGAAAAAGTTTGTTACTTATTCTGGCCTACAGTCTCAGGCACCATTCTTCGAAAGAAGCAACCGAAAGCCTCCTGAGGCTTGTGGATGCCCACATTCCTGACACATCCACCCTGCCGCTGTCCAAATACCTCTTCTACAACCAGTTTGCCACCTGCACAAGGAAACACACATTTCACATGTATTGCCCCACTTGCCGCTCATATCTGTTGCAAAAAAGTAGGAGACAACGATGA